From Anopheles arabiensis isolate DONGOLA chromosome 3, AaraD3, whole genome shotgun sequence, a single genomic window includes:
- the LOC120902535 gene encoding regulator of microtubule dynamics protein 1-like, with the protein MIARNGGSIIIQRYGRLLINAQRITKEVVIGHKNTNFFLRRLHTAGSKQKPTVYIRPLLFVTSLSLFSSKESKQESPKTTKMADETVKTLSETIQHADQLFDENNFQEAYDLLQKYPAQETYDIKWRLARVTFSLSKPAPSPRKEELVREAFRYSEEALKLNDGDFAAHKWYSILLDAKSSLEGIKERVTQLETVKQHMQRAVELNPNDPTSWYILGHFYYGLADLPWYQRKIVSTIFATPPTGTYEQALECFEKAEATQPSFYSMNHLMLAKTYQALKQAEKAKEFMTLAANVAVLNEDDKQCKEEATKLLKKM; encoded by the exons ATGATTGCACGAAACGGAGGCAGCATCATTATTCAGCGGTACGGCCGATTACTAATCAACGCGCAGCGTATCACAAAAGAGGTGGTGATCGGACACAAGAATACGAATTTCTTCCTCCGTCGGCTGCATACGGCGGGCAGCAAACAAAAG CCCACGGTTTACATCCGACCTTTGCTGTTCGTGACCTCTCTGTCGCTGTTTTCCTCCAAGGAGAGCAAACAAGAATCACCCAAAACCACCAAAATGGCCGATGAAACGGTGAAGACCCTGAGCGAGACCATCCAGCACGCCGATCAGCTTTTCGACGAGAACAACTTCCAGGAGGCGTACGATCTCCTGCAAAAGTATCCG GCGCAGGAAACGTACGACATTAAGTGGCGACTCGCGCGGGTGACCTTTTCACTTTCGAAACCCGCGCCAAGCCCGCGCAAGGAGGAGCTGGTGCGGGAAGCTTTCCGCTACTCGGAGGAAGCCCTCAAGCTAAACGACGGTGACTTTGctgcccacaagtggtactcCATCTTGCTGGACGCGAAGAGCAGCCTGGAGGGGATAAAGGAGCGCGTGACGCAGCTGGAAACGGTCAAGCAGCACATGCAGCGTGCGGTCGAGCTGAACCCGAACGACCCGACCAGCTGGTACATCCTTGGCCACTTTTACTACGGGCTAGCGGATCTGCCCTGGTACCAGCGCAAGATCGTGTCGACCATCTTTGCGACGCCGCCGACCGGTACGTACGAGCAGGCGCTCGAGTGCTTCGAGAAGGCCGAAGCCACGCAGCCCAGCTTTTACTCGATGAACCATTTGATGCTAGCCAAAACGTACCAGGCGCTCAAGCAGGCGGAAAAGGCAAAAGAGTTCATGACGCTGGCGGCCAACGTGGCCGTGCTGAACGAGGACGACAAGCAGTGCAAAGAGGAGGCAACGAAATTGCTGAAGAAGATGTAA
- the LOC120902528 gene encoding uncharacterized protein LOC120902528: protein MRATPTRYGLSPVWLYLRRSCVVTDEPALGEQGSGQHFLPDDSRWSSSEARGPVSWVPWRSMLTDPVVVSKMVSNHLFYVSRADIFSVYPEILREILVLEELLCRTKPITAFGHTITASDRVPLQLPSEFEWQLKQYFRLLEQQKKINAATEQGIQLKSSLEKVDHTYWEVKAKSIDEVVSPMTSPASGDSSTPSFRRRRRLCILDNPIDFCDIAAYNQWRLEDIVRAGKLLHQPPLPVQFDDEYEMRKVYSMIYDVYRFKLVLQQALRNIGFYESYPMLAHETTRVWLLLYDMYLRKFVKREPDTVPQKDQLFHEAHLLEIERCLELNSVKIAAALTRIRIQNSAYNMQCLLPLHLQDNKVAVVVSNPIITGWINTFRIRTKQEANEILKQLGFELIEPPATASFQSLLNLFSPREKTGYIPLTLNRYKWDRLCPQVLFIYPEDRSKFVQSQIFVDHQFIIQDRSFTIGPTVFSNLLDYFEVQGDVLQTHIASPRSTAYLASLLANCNRVRNFVAFGCGSKLAEYREYMAELGVTNVKLFAEPFADIPHGSPIVDKVVGILANPPSSYSAVSDPIDLICSRGGDLSMLEMLSESEMTDDSRQRVSKLLEKQRETLKLAMSRPQVQFILYQTHSIVETENDTMVQRAVEYTNQKAFDVHYKAMKEREMAALAEAAGNTLVNRLLGRQQEAAARAKNAEVSEGGERDGTEGGADGASTRKNSEEEVNVPPTDQFEVVELPDFCPQRDNCLDFKECGVYLSLIKRKEVIRLDSKYLIKIAELRGIFGDANNEPRFNVKVTKRTDRKSEEQDAHDLHNRKKRLKRRGSNMDSLITRLNTPTQASLKRAHHHRMSSVEHKFMFFDAYREWCPKYANRSENNLSVLSDDRSSTVSIVRARVWWKTTVHYVIQKIRLSKLDGSDDGTEFPPLILRRYPAGCRLGTGGPDGTKRFRWSHQNRIPYPLPVRILEFRQYNSENSLLNKTADSEKTCPERTARLSRQNALTNTSCPGPRVRLRSSHSC, encoded by the exons ATGCGCGCCACCCCAACCCGATACGGTCTCTCACCTGTGTGGCTGTATTTACGACGTTCGTGCGTCGTTACTGACGAGCCTGCATTGGGCGAACAAGGAAGCGGCCAACATTTCCTGCCAGACGACAGTCGCTGGTCGTCGTCGGAAGCTCGCGGTCCTGTGTCCTGGGTGCCGTGGCGCTCAATGCTCACCGATCCGGTGGTTGTGTCAAAGATGGTATCCAATCATCTGTTTTACGTTAGCCGAGCGGATATATTCTCCGTCTATCCGGAGATATTGCGCGAGATACTcgtgctggaggagctgctgTGTAGGACGAAACCCATCACCGCCTTTGGACATACGATCACGGCAAGCGATCGCGTACCGTTACAGCTGCCGAGTGAGTTCGAATGGCAGCTGAAGCAGTACTTCCGCCTGCTtgagcagcagaagaagatcAATGCGGCCACGGAGCAAGGCAT CCAGCTGAAGAGCTCCCTGGAGAAGGTCGACCACACCTACTGGGAGGTGAAGGCCAAATCCATCGATGAGGTGGTATCGCCGATGACTTCGCCGGCTTCCGGCGACTCGTCCACGCCTTCCTTccgacgacggcggcggctCTGCATTCTGGACAATCCGATCGACTTCTGCGACATTGCCGCCTACAACCAGTGGCGGCTGGAGGACATCGTGCGGGCGGGCAAGTTGCTGCACCAACCACCGCTGCCGGTACAGTTCGACGACGAGTACGAGATGCGCAAAGTGTACTCCATGATTTACGACGTCTATCGGT TCAAGCTGGTGCTTCAACAGGCACTGCGAAATATTGGCTTTTACGAAAGCTACCCGATG CTTGCCCACGAAACGACCCGCGTATGGTTGCTGCTGTACGATATGTATTTGCGGAAGTTTGTAAAACGCGAACCGGATACGGTGCCACAGAAGGATCAACTGTTTCATGAGGCACACTTGCTGG AAATTGAACGATGTCTTGAGTTGAATAGTGTCAAAATTGCGGCCGCTCTTACACGCATCCGCATCCAGAACAGTGCGTACAACATGCAATGTCTGCTACCACTGCACCTACAGGACAACAAGGTTGCGGTCGTAGTCTCCAATCCCATCATAACCGGCTGGATCAACACGTTTCGCATCCGCACGAAACAGGAAGCGAACGAAATCCTGAAGCAGCTTGGCTTCGAACTGATCGAGCCGCCTGCAACGGCAAGCTTTCAGAGTTTGCTCAATCTGTTTAGCCCGCGGGAAAAGACGGGCTACATTCCGCTCACGCTCAATCGCTACAAGTGGGACCGGCTCTGTCCGCAGGTGCTCTTCATCTACCCGGAGGATCGGTCGAAATTTGTGCAATCGCAAATATTCGTCGATCATCAGTTCATCATACAGGATCGTTCGTTTACCATCGGTCCGACCGTGTTCTCCAATCTGCTGGACTACTTCGAGGTGCAGGGTGACGTACTGCAGACGCACATAGCTTCGCCACGGTCCACTGCCTACCTGGCGTCCCTGCTGGCGAACTGTAATCGTGTGCGCAACTTTGTGGCCTTCGGTTGTGGCAGCAAGCTGGCCGAGTATCGCGAGTATATGGCCGAGCTGGGCGTGACCAACGTGAAGCTGTTCGCCGAACCATTCGCCGATATCCCGCACGGTTCACCGATAGTGGATAAGGTGGTGGGCATCCTGGCGAACCCACCCAGCTCGTACAGTGCCGTCAGTGATCCGATTGATCTGATCTGTAGCCGTGGCGGCGATCTTTCGATGTTGGAAATGTTGTCCGAGTCGGAAATGACGGACGATAGCCGGCAGCGGGTTTCGAAGCTGCTCGAAAAGCAACGCGAAACGCTGAAGCTGGCCATGTCACGACCGCAGGTACAGTTCATACTCTACCAAACGCACTCGATCGTGGAGACGGAGAACGATACCATGGTGCAGCGGGCAGTCGAGTACACCAACCAGAAGGCGTTCGACGTGCACTATAAGGCGATGAAGGAGCGGGAGATGGCCGCACTCGCCGAAGCGGCAGGAAACACGCTAGTTAACCGGCTGCTGGGAAGACagcaagaagcagcagcacgggcCAAGAATGCCGAAGTTTCCGAGGGCGGAGAACGCGATGGAACCGAGGGTGGCGCAGATGGAGCGAGCACACGCAAAAACTCCGAAGAGGAGGTCAACGTACCACCGACGGATCAATTCGAGGTGGTAGAGCTGCCCGACTTCTGTCCTCAAAGGGACAACTGTCTCGACTTTAAGGAGTGCGGAGTGTATCTGTCGCTCATTAAGCGCAAGGAAGTAATACGGCTCGATTCGAAGTATCTCATCAAAATAGCGGAGCTGCGCGGCATATTCGGTGATGCTAACAATGAGCCACGCTTTAACGTAAAGGTGACGAAACGTACCGATCGCAAGTCGGAGGAACAGGACGCACACGATCTACACAATCGCAAGAAGCGGCTGAAGCGCCGTGGAAGTAATATGGATTCCCTCATCACCCGTCTCAATACACCGACCCAGGCATCGTTGAAGCGTGCTCACCATCACCGGATGTCGTCCGTTGAGCACAAGTTTATGTTCTTCGATGCCTACCGTGAATGGTGCCCGAAGTATGCGAACCGGAGTGAAAACAACCTGAGCGTCCTGTCGGACGATCGGTCTTCAACAGTGTCGATTGTACGGGCTCGCGTCTGGTGGAAGACAACCGTCCATTACGTGATCCAGAAGATTCGCCTCTCTAAGCTGGACGGGTCGGACGATGGGACGGAATTTCCACCGCTGATACTACGCCGCTATCCGGCTGGATGTCGTTTGGGGACCGGTGGGCCAGATGGAACGAAACGGTTTCGCTGGAGCCATCAAAACCGCATACCTTACCCACTGCCCGTGCGGATACTCGAGTTCCGGCAGTATAATTCCGAAAACAG CCTGCTCAACAAAACTGCAGACTCGGAGAAAACCTGCCCGGAAAGAACAGCAAGACTCAGTCGCCAAAATGCACTCACCAATACTAGCTGCCCAGGTCCACGAGTTCGGCTAAGGTCTTCACACTCCTGCTAA
- the LOC120902527 gene encoding ubiquitin-protein ligase E3A isoform X1 → MNNAHSKSQSDDESRIDEESSSSGSRSFEKDDSKQSNKQPNNGTVPSSSASSSGRLRGTAGRSASALTSEEQELKRVSTKKLIERYFYQLMQGCGNPKCCNKNCASSGKVERLTPNAAAARAIQLFSQEAALCSETQPSKLAKTDEHHHATGSSGSTSTCSPSVAQGSNEPSSADADRSNARWRECSKENKEVEKMDVAYDNSALDLDSMEEDDSSTKTTGSTAEPRKPSSSSSSSSSNTSHNTAQNHLEPLAAVGTLPAANSRNNNVGSSSGSGAKTKTQATEEVQYLDEAMLKELTERCIREGSDAPLIRKLGAVFSSYRGLAASFQFCPAASSIEKMLARAPAGDLRNMKKEDLRSLEGDLDKDEDSKAPVESVPDVPDPAHTTVDVESLRRSMKALYAARPAVFGPINNALELLGKSLSRDLRVGLTSNDELESLVTVFVIAFETLLVGSADCLEGSFPRICAAVTRLPVWAQCRLVRIWAEHCKDSIHPLLQQLQQLITVSTLSMHSFRGIRIHDNKVVCNATKAMKLVYYANILAGELEPKHYRELDLRDTSLPSYLSLIPEDDDVRPADAEVRSRQKKVEDPFITELDVNPLDCRKPLVPYEEFYNELLCDVVEMDHDYLEYKSIASAVNGALSLIGTDPSTIFSFMQYAFILTPTTKTLALYYDSRIRMYSERRLSFLQQQQQLRQNSSALQAVNPYLNLKIRRDHIIDDALVELEIIAMSNPKDLKKQLVVEFTGEQGIDEGGVSKEFFQLIIEEIFNPDYGMFVTNEDSNTVWFNSISFENEAQFTLIGIVLGLAIYNNIILAVNFPMVVYRKLMGMKGSFLDLKDLNPVLFNSLKSLLDYTENDMEEVFMQTFKIGYRDVFGNLLEHELKPDGDKIFVTQENKQDFVELYSDFMLNKSVEKQFNAFRRGFQMVTDESPLHLLFRPEEVELIVCGSKEFDFDELEQSTEYEGGFTAESQTIKDFWSIVHGLSMEVKRKLLQFTTGSDRVPVGGLSRLKLVVARNGPDSDRLPTSHTCFNVLLLPEYNSKEKLEERLLKAINYSKGFGML, encoded by the exons ATGAACAACGCGCACAGCAAATCCCAGTCGGACGACGAGTCCAG AATCGATGAGGAATCGTCATCTTCCGGCAGCCGCTCGTTTGAAAAGGATGACAGCAAACAATCGAACAAACAACCGAACAACGGCACGGTGCCGTCCTCTTCCGCCTCCTCTTCCGGCCGGCTGCGAGGCACTGCGGGTCGGTCAGCTTCCGCGCTGACGAGCGAAGAGCAGGAACTGAAACGTGTGTCCACGAAAAAGCTCATCGAACGATACTTCTACCAGCTGATGCAAGGCTGCGGCAATCCGAAATGTTGCAACAAAAACTGTGCCTCAAGTGGGAAGGTCGAGCGGCTGACACCGAATGCGGCCGCCGCCCGGGCTATCCAGCTGTTCTCGCAGGAGGCCGCCCTGTGCTCGGAAACGCAGCCCTCGAAGCTGGCGAAAACGGACGAACACCACCATGCGACTGGCAGTAGCGGCAGTACGTCCACGTGTTCCCCCTCCGTTGCTCAAGGATCAAACGAACCGTCCAGTGCAGATGCGGATCGGTCCAACGCACGCTGGAGGGAGTGCAGCAAAGAGAACAAAGAGGTAGAGAAAATGGATGTGGCCTACGACAA CTCAGCGCTTGATTTGGACTCGATGGAGGAGGACGACAGCAGCACGAAGACAACGGGTTCCACTGCCGAGCCTAGAAAgcctagtagtagtagcagtagtagcagtagtaacACCAGCCACAACACTGCGCAGAACCATTTGGAACCTCTTGCCGCGGTCGGTACACTACCAGCGGCCAATAGTAGAAACAATAACGTCGGCAGTAGTAGTGGCAGTGgcgccaaaaccaaaacccaaGCGACGGAAGAGGTGCAGTATCTGGATGAGGCCATGCTGAAAGAGCTGACCGAAAGATGCATCCGGGAGGGATCGGACGCTCCGCTCATCCGAAAGTTGGGCGCCGTGTTTTCCTCCTACCGTGGCCTAGCGGCTAGCTTCCAGTTCTGTCCGGCTGCGTCCAGCATTGAGAAGATGCTGGCGAGGGCCCCGGCCGGCGATTTGCGCAACATGAAGAAGGAAGATCTGCGTTCGCTCGAAGGTGACCTGGACAAGGACGAGGATAGCAAAGCGCCGGTAGAATCGGTGCCGGATGTACCAGACCCCGCCCACACCACGGTCGATGTGGAGTCGCTCAGGCGTTCGATGAAGGCACTGTACGCCGCCCGTCCGGCCGTGTTCGGTCCGATCAATAATGCGCTCGAGCTGCTCGGGAAATCGCTCTCGAGAGATCTGCGCGTTGGGCTTACCTCGAATGACGAGCTGGAATCGCTAGTGACCGTGTTCGTGATTGCGTTCGAAACGCTGCTGGTCGGGTCGGCCGATTGCCTCGAGGGATCGTTCCCCCGCATCTGTGCAGCGGTAACGCGACTGCCCGTCTGGGCTCAGTGCCGGTTGGTGCGCATCTGGGCGGAACACTGCAAGGACAGCATCCATCCGCTGCTGCAACAGCTTCAGCAGCTGATCACCGTTTCGACGCTTTCGATGCACTCCTTCCGAGGCATCCGGATACACGACAACAAAGTCGTCTGCAATGCCACCAAGGCAATGAAG CTGGTTTACTATGCCAACATACTGGCGGGAGAGCTAGAACCAAAGCACTATCGTGAGTTGGACTTACGGGACACGTCGCTGCCATCCTACCTTTCGCTCATCCCCGAGGACGACGATGTGCGGCCAGCCGATGCGGAGGTGCGGTCGCGCCAGAAAAAGGTAGAAGACCCGTTCATAACGGAGCTGGACGTAAATCCGCTCGACTGCCGGAAGCCGCTGGTGCCATACGAAGAGTTCTACAACGAGCTGCTGTGCGATGTGGTCGAAATGGATCACGACTATCTCGAGTACAAGAGCATCGCGTCGGCCGTAAACGGTGCGCTGTCGCTGATCGGGACGGATCCATCGACCATCTTCAGTTTCATGCAGTACGCGTTCATCCTAACGCCGACGACGAAAACGCTTGCGCTCTACTACGACTCGCGCATTCGTATGTACTCCGAGCGGCGACTCAgcttcctgcagcagcagcagcaactgcgcCAGAACAGTAGCGCACTGCAGGCAGTGAACCCTTACCTCAATCTGAAGATTCGCCGGGACCATATCATCGACGATGCGCTGGTCGAGCTGGAGATCATTGCCATGTCTAACCCGAAGGACCTCAAGAAGCAGCTGGTGGTGGAGTTTACCGGCGAGCAGGGCATCGACGAGGGCGGCGTTTCGAAGGAGTTCTTTCAGCTGATCATCGAGGAGATCTTCAACCCCGACTATGGCATGTTCGTGACGAACGAGGACTCCAACACGGTGTGGTTTAACTCGATCTCGTTCGAAAACGAGGCCCAGTTCACGCTCATCGGTATCGTGCTCGGGCTGGCAATTTACAACAATATCATCCTTGCGGTCAACTTCCCCATGGTGGTCTATCGCAAGCTGATGGGCATGAAGGGCTCATTTCTCGATCTGAAGGATTTAAATCCG GTACTGTTCAATAGCTTAAAATCGCTGCTCGACTATACCGAAAACGACATGGAGGAGGTATTTATGCAAACGTTCAAAATCGGCTACCGGGATGTGTTTGGGAACCTGCTCGAGCACGAACTGAAACCGGACGGTGACAAGATATTCGTTACGCAGGAAAACAAGCAAGACTTTGTCGAACTGTACAGTGACTTTATGCTGAACAAGAGCGTCGAGAAGCAGTTCAACGCGTTCCGCAGGGGTTTCCAGATGGTGACGGACGAAAGCCCGCTCCATCTGCTGTTCCGCCCGGAGGAAGTGGAGCTGATTGTGTGTGGCAGCAAGGAGTTTGATTTCGACGAGCTCGAGCAGTCGACCGAGTACGAGGGCGGCTTCACTGCCGAGTCACAAACGATCAAGGACTTTTGGTCGATTGTGCACGGGCTGTCGATGGAGGTAAAAAGAAAGTTGCTTCAATTCACCACGG GCTCCGATCGTGTTCCCGTCGGTGGTCTTAGTCGATTGAAGCTAGTGGTAGCGCGCAACGGTCCCGACAGCGATCGATTGCCGACGAGTCATACCTGCTTCAATGTGCTGCTACTTCCCGAGTACAATTCCAAGGAAAAGCTCGAGGAACGACTGCTGAAAGCGATCAACTATTCAAAAGGCTTCGGGATGCTGTAG
- the LOC120902527 gene encoding ubiquitin-protein ligase E3A isoform X2, with product MEEDDSSTKTTGSTAEPRKPSSSSSSSSSNTSHNTAQNHLEPLAAVGTLPAANSRNNNVGSSSGSGAKTKTQATEEVQYLDEAMLKELTERCIREGSDAPLIRKLGAVFSSYRGLAASFQFCPAASSIEKMLARAPAGDLRNMKKEDLRSLEGDLDKDEDSKAPVESVPDVPDPAHTTVDVESLRRSMKALYAARPAVFGPINNALELLGKSLSRDLRVGLTSNDELESLVTVFVIAFETLLVGSADCLEGSFPRICAAVTRLPVWAQCRLVRIWAEHCKDSIHPLLQQLQQLITVSTLSMHSFRGIRIHDNKVVCNATKAMKLVYYANILAGELEPKHYRELDLRDTSLPSYLSLIPEDDDVRPADAEVRSRQKKVEDPFITELDVNPLDCRKPLVPYEEFYNELLCDVVEMDHDYLEYKSIASAVNGALSLIGTDPSTIFSFMQYAFILTPTTKTLALYYDSRIRMYSERRLSFLQQQQQLRQNSSALQAVNPYLNLKIRRDHIIDDALVELEIIAMSNPKDLKKQLVVEFTGEQGIDEGGVSKEFFQLIIEEIFNPDYGMFVTNEDSNTVWFNSISFENEAQFTLIGIVLGLAIYNNIILAVNFPMVVYRKLMGMKGSFLDLKDLNPVLFNSLKSLLDYTENDMEEVFMQTFKIGYRDVFGNLLEHELKPDGDKIFVTQENKQDFVELYSDFMLNKSVEKQFNAFRRGFQMVTDESPLHLLFRPEEVELIVCGSKEFDFDELEQSTEYEGGFTAESQTIKDFWSIVHGLSMEVKRKLLQFTTGSDRVPVGGLSRLKLVVARNGPDSDRLPTSHTCFNVLLLPEYNSKEKLEERLLKAINYSKGFGML from the exons ATGGAGGAGGACGACAGCAGCACGAAGACAACGGGTTCCACTGCCGAGCCTAGAAAgcctagtagtagtagcagtagtagcagtagtaacACCAGCCACAACACTGCGCAGAACCATTTGGAACCTCTTGCCGCGGTCGGTACACTACCAGCGGCCAATAGTAGAAACAATAACGTCGGCAGTAGTAGTGGCAGTGgcgccaaaaccaaaacccaaGCGACGGAAGAGGTGCAGTATCTGGATGAGGCCATGCTGAAAGAGCTGACCGAAAGATGCATCCGGGAGGGATCGGACGCTCCGCTCATCCGAAAGTTGGGCGCCGTGTTTTCCTCCTACCGTGGCCTAGCGGCTAGCTTCCAGTTCTGTCCGGCTGCGTCCAGCATTGAGAAGATGCTGGCGAGGGCCCCGGCCGGCGATTTGCGCAACATGAAGAAGGAAGATCTGCGTTCGCTCGAAGGTGACCTGGACAAGGACGAGGATAGCAAAGCGCCGGTAGAATCGGTGCCGGATGTACCAGACCCCGCCCACACCACGGTCGATGTGGAGTCGCTCAGGCGTTCGATGAAGGCACTGTACGCCGCCCGTCCGGCCGTGTTCGGTCCGATCAATAATGCGCTCGAGCTGCTCGGGAAATCGCTCTCGAGAGATCTGCGCGTTGGGCTTACCTCGAATGACGAGCTGGAATCGCTAGTGACCGTGTTCGTGATTGCGTTCGAAACGCTGCTGGTCGGGTCGGCCGATTGCCTCGAGGGATCGTTCCCCCGCATCTGTGCAGCGGTAACGCGACTGCCCGTCTGGGCTCAGTGCCGGTTGGTGCGCATCTGGGCGGAACACTGCAAGGACAGCATCCATCCGCTGCTGCAACAGCTTCAGCAGCTGATCACCGTTTCGACGCTTTCGATGCACTCCTTCCGAGGCATCCGGATACACGACAACAAAGTCGTCTGCAATGCCACCAAGGCAATGAAG CTGGTTTACTATGCCAACATACTGGCGGGAGAGCTAGAACCAAAGCACTATCGTGAGTTGGACTTACGGGACACGTCGCTGCCATCCTACCTTTCGCTCATCCCCGAGGACGACGATGTGCGGCCAGCCGATGCGGAGGTGCGGTCGCGCCAGAAAAAGGTAGAAGACCCGTTCATAACGGAGCTGGACGTAAATCCGCTCGACTGCCGGAAGCCGCTGGTGCCATACGAAGAGTTCTACAACGAGCTGCTGTGCGATGTGGTCGAAATGGATCACGACTATCTCGAGTACAAGAGCATCGCGTCGGCCGTAAACGGTGCGCTGTCGCTGATCGGGACGGATCCATCGACCATCTTCAGTTTCATGCAGTACGCGTTCATCCTAACGCCGACGACGAAAACGCTTGCGCTCTACTACGACTCGCGCATTCGTATGTACTCCGAGCGGCGACTCAgcttcctgcagcagcagcagcaactgcgcCAGAACAGTAGCGCACTGCAGGCAGTGAACCCTTACCTCAATCTGAAGATTCGCCGGGACCATATCATCGACGATGCGCTGGTCGAGCTGGAGATCATTGCCATGTCTAACCCGAAGGACCTCAAGAAGCAGCTGGTGGTGGAGTTTACCGGCGAGCAGGGCATCGACGAGGGCGGCGTTTCGAAGGAGTTCTTTCAGCTGATCATCGAGGAGATCTTCAACCCCGACTATGGCATGTTCGTGACGAACGAGGACTCCAACACGGTGTGGTTTAACTCGATCTCGTTCGAAAACGAGGCCCAGTTCACGCTCATCGGTATCGTGCTCGGGCTGGCAATTTACAACAATATCATCCTTGCGGTCAACTTCCCCATGGTGGTCTATCGCAAGCTGATGGGCATGAAGGGCTCATTTCTCGATCTGAAGGATTTAAATCCG GTACTGTTCAATAGCTTAAAATCGCTGCTCGACTATACCGAAAACGACATGGAGGAGGTATTTATGCAAACGTTCAAAATCGGCTACCGGGATGTGTTTGGGAACCTGCTCGAGCACGAACTGAAACCGGACGGTGACAAGATATTCGTTACGCAGGAAAACAAGCAAGACTTTGTCGAACTGTACAGTGACTTTATGCTGAACAAGAGCGTCGAGAAGCAGTTCAACGCGTTCCGCAGGGGTTTCCAGATGGTGACGGACGAAAGCCCGCTCCATCTGCTGTTCCGCCCGGAGGAAGTGGAGCTGATTGTGTGTGGCAGCAAGGAGTTTGATTTCGACGAGCTCGAGCAGTCGACCGAGTACGAGGGCGGCTTCACTGCCGAGTCACAAACGATCAAGGACTTTTGGTCGATTGTGCACGGGCTGTCGATGGAGGTAAAAAGAAAGTTGCTTCAATTCACCACGG GCTCCGATCGTGTTCCCGTCGGTGGTCTTAGTCGATTGAAGCTAGTGGTAGCGCGCAACGGTCCCGACAGCGATCGATTGCCGACGAGTCATACCTGCTTCAATGTGCTGCTACTTCCCGAGTACAATTCCAAGGAAAAGCTCGAGGAACGACTGCTGAAAGCGATCAACTATTCAAAAGGCTTCGGGATGCTGTAG